A single Bos mutus isolate GX-2022 chromosome 25, NWIPB_WYAK_1.1, whole genome shotgun sequence DNA region contains:
- the CARHSP1 gene encoding calcium-regulated heat-stable protein 1: MSSEPPPPSQPPTHQSSTGLLDTQQARDRSPSPLRGNVVPSPLPTRRTRTFSATVRASQGPVYKGVCKCFCRSKGHGFITPADGGPDIFLHISDVEGEYVPMEGDEVTYKMCSIPPKNEKLQAVEVVITHLAPGTKHETWSGHVVSS; the protein is encoded by the exons ATGTCATCTGAgcctcctcctccatcccagccccccacccaccaGTCCTCGACTGGGCTGCTGGACACCCAACAGGCCCGGGATCGCTCACCGTCCCCCCTTCGGGGCAACGTGGTGCCGAGCCCACTGCCTACTCGCCGCACCAGGACCTTCTCAGC GACGGTGCGGGCTTCCCAGGGCCCGGTCTACAAAGGAGTCTGCAAATGCTTCTGTCGGTCCAAGGGCCACGGCTTCATCACCCCGGCTGACGGCGGCCCCGACATCTTCCTGCATATCTCCGA CGTGGAGGGGGAGTACGTCCCCATGGAAGGCGACGAGGTCACCTATAAGATGTGCTCCATCCCGCCCAAGAACGAGAAGCTGCAGGCCGTGGAGGTGGTCATCACCCACCTGGCGCCGGGCACCAAGCACGAGACCTGGTCCGGCCACGTCGTCAGTTCCTAG
- the LITAFD gene encoding lITAF domain-containing protein — MGASRGQHRAAPSLEPKAASTPLPEQTSWAPGGYYAQAHPGARGNLECPGGLGGRKVPATLPWPQVSVPAVLPLAASTPPSPGFPCLTPSTAPTTRQDCPNSTSSGKVYVLPPEWCDPSLHSCEPRTAHGLLSDVQTLVEGVGTQVPRLHSPDPVQFTCPYCMNRIVTVTTPVPGVLTWLLCTGIFVAGCFLGCCLVPFCVDSLMDVRHTCPVCRQELFLYKRL; from the exons ATGGGGGCCTCCCGAGGCCAGCACCGGGCCGCTCCGAGCTTGGAACCCAAAGCTGCCTCGACACCATTGCCGGAACAGACCTCCTGGGCCCCAGGAGGGTACTACGCCCAAG CCCACCCAGGGGCCAGAGGCAACCTGGAATGCCCTGGGGGTTTAGGGGGGAGGAAGGTCCCGGCCACGCTCCCATGGCCTCAG GTGAGTGTTCCTGCTGTCCTCCCCCTCGCCGCCTCCACACCCCCTTCCCCAGGCTTTCCCTGTCTTACACCCAGCACCGCCCCGACCACTCGCCAAGACTGTCCGAACAGCACCTCCTCTGGGAAGGTGTATGTCCTGCCTCCCGAGTGGTGTGATCCCTCCCTCCACAGCTGTGAGCCCCGCACTGCCCACGGCCTTCTCTCTGATGTGCAGACGTTGGTGGAAGGGGTTgggacaca GGTGCCGAGGCTGCATTCCCCAGACCCCGTACAGTTCACGTGTCCATACTGCATGAACCGGATCGTCACCGTGACCACCCCGGTCCCAGGCGTGCTCACCTGGCTCCTGTGCACCGGCATCTTCGTGGCTGG GTGCTTCTTGGGCTGCTGCCTCGTCCCCTTCTGCGTGGACAGCTTGATGGACGTGAGGCACACGTGCCCCGTGTGTCGGCAGGAGCTCTTCCTCTACAAACGCCTGTGA